From Desulforhopalus sp., one genomic window encodes:
- a CDS encoding response regulator — protein MAKKSILFVDDELNILEGLRRMLRALRNEYDMHFANGSSEALQIMEGGRFDVIVSDMRMPGMDGAELLEIIKDKYPHTIRIMLTGQADELSILRTVGVVHQFLAKPCDPEKLKMILLQTSSLQDMLSDGRLKDLISQLGALPSLPSTYARLQKALATPDVAISELGNIIAQDIAMTAKVLQLVNSSFFGVYSRVDNPGRAVALLGIDTIKVLVLGLELFSKIKISDEIFPIDRLWRHSLLVGKISKAIAVGQSDEKTLISNTLLAGTLHDLGKLVLISSLPELYRQTIDMAREKNITMREAEVAVFGATQSAVGSYLVGLWGFSGPIIEAIGFQNNLENIPSDAFSPTLAVHVANVLYYRNRPEEIIGRPANINIPVIERLGLLDKLGEWEKLCSEILQNED, from the coding sequence ATGGCAAAGAAATCAATACTATTCGTCGATGATGAGCTCAATATCCTTGAAGGCCTCCGTCGGATGCTGAGAGCTCTGCGCAATGAATACGATATGCATTTTGCAAATGGAAGCAGTGAGGCCCTGCAGATTATGGAAGGGGGGAGGTTCGATGTAATTGTCTCTGACATGCGTATGCCTGGTATGGATGGTGCGGAGTTGTTGGAAATCATTAAAGATAAATACCCACACACCATACGCATCATGCTGACCGGACAAGCTGACGAGCTTTCTATTCTCCGAACTGTTGGGGTTGTTCATCAGTTTTTGGCTAAACCCTGCGATCCTGAGAAGCTTAAAATGATCCTTCTGCAAACCAGTTCCCTGCAGGACATGTTGTCGGATGGTCGATTGAAAGATCTCATCTCGCAATTAGGCGCATTGCCCAGTTTGCCATCAACCTATGCCCGATTGCAGAAAGCTCTTGCCACTCCTGATGTTGCAATTAGTGAACTAGGTAATATTATCGCGCAGGACATAGCTATGACGGCTAAAGTTCTCCAGCTTGTTAATTCCTCGTTTTTTGGAGTTTATTCAAGGGTCGACAATCCTGGTCGTGCAGTCGCCCTGCTTGGTATTGACACCATCAAAGTGCTCGTCCTTGGCCTGGAGCTTTTTTCCAAAATCAAAATCTCAGATGAAATCTTCCCGATTGATCGACTTTGGCGGCACAGTCTTTTGGTTGGTAAGATATCGAAGGCTATCGCCGTCGGGCAGTCTGATGAAAAGACTTTGATTAGTAATACCCTCCTTGCCGGCACCTTGCATGATCTGGGCAAACTGGTTCTGATCTCTTCCCTTCCAGAGCTATATCGACAGACTATTGATATGGCGCGAGAAAAAAATATCACCATGCGGGAGGCGGAAGTAGCCGTCTTTGGCGCAACACAGAGTGCGGTTGGATCATATCTTGTTGGTCTTTGGGGCTTTTCCGGTCCGATAATAGAAGCAATCGGTTTTCAAAACAATCTGGAAAATATTCCGTCAGATGCTTTCAGCCCAACCCTTGCTGTTCATGTGGCAAATGTTCTGTACTATCGCAACCGTCCGGAAGAGATAATCGGCAGACCGGCCAATATAAACATACCAGTCATCGAACGACTTGGCCTGTTGGATAAGTTGGGAGAATGGGAGAAGCTTTGTTCAGAGATACTGCAAAATGAAGACTGA
- a CDS encoding PAS domain S-box protein gives MTSKKEKFPKHIDSSSPSTSENDKISTEQYPTGEYLPFFTIFENIAEGVACCRIILDNNDKPVDFKYLYVNAAFKRLPGLTELFGKRSAEVIPGIEEAPSRFFEACNRVALSGGAEKFKFECKPSETIFSVSVFSDKKRYFTAVFEDITASRHLAKDLNIIKDKRHQKHVEQDVLESEERYRLLFDSSLDAILLTAPDGSIYGANPSTCRMFQRSEEEIKQIGRSGLVDTSDPRLARALAERQQTGNFAGELVCIRKDGTKFPGEVFTSVFKDRKGNARTSMIIRDITKRKLVEEEVRLSEETLRKAQRVGKMSSWRYIPAGISGDWTKEKFLFLKQEGAPSYERYADIFCSVHPDDSQMLYKAMEKAIFQGIDFELQLRIIRPTGGIGYIHTVCDVSKDEQGNATELIGTTQDISAIKTIQQKLENAEERYRTVVEDQTELISRFSSEGFLNYANPAYCKFFNIKFEELSGRRWQPVAFEDDRQMIEQQILHLTPANPVVTVENRVYKGDGSIRWIQFINRGIFNKADKLVEIQSVGRDISDLKEIQLSLQQKDQELSEKNRKLEKLNIALEVVIEQKNEQLDSLRSDIVKQYSSFVKPHLEELKDISENWRGNQYLKLIEQGMQHILTPFAQHIMSLNNQLSPMEIQVATLITRGETINGVAKELKISAHTVKYHRKNIRFKLGIKNKKINLRSYLLRDDTR, from the coding sequence ATGACCTCAAAGAAGGAAAAATTCCCAAAGCATATAGATAGCAGTTCACCCTCAACCTCCGAGAATGACAAGATATCAACAGAGCAATATCCCACGGGTGAATACCTTCCTTTTTTCACCATATTTGAAAATATTGCAGAGGGAGTTGCTTGCTGCAGGATCATCTTAGATAACAACGATAAACCTGTCGATTTTAAATATCTTTATGTGAACGCCGCTTTTAAACGATTACCTGGTTTGACCGAATTATTTGGCAAGAGATCTGCTGAAGTAATCCCTGGGATTGAAGAAGCACCTTCTCGGTTCTTTGAAGCCTGTAACCGTGTAGCGCTTTCAGGCGGGGCGGAGAAATTTAAATTTGAATGTAAGCCTTCTGAGACAATTTTTTCGGTCTCCGTTTTCAGTGATAAAAAAAGATATTTCACAGCCGTCTTTGAGGATATCACCGCCAGCCGTCATTTGGCAAAAGACCTGAATATTATTAAAGATAAACGTCACCAAAAACACGTAGAGCAGGATGTGCTGGAAAGCGAAGAGCGATATCGCCTGCTCTTTGATTCCTCCCTTGATGCAATTCTTCTCACCGCCCCGGATGGCAGTATTTATGGTGCAAATCCGTCCACCTGTCGCATGTTTCAGCGATCGGAAGAAGAAATTAAACAGATCGGCAGAAGTGGACTTGTGGACACATCCGACCCCCGATTAGCACGGGCCCTTGCAGAACGTCAGCAAACGGGGAACTTTGCCGGTGAACTCGTATGTATTCGCAAAGATGGTACAAAATTCCCAGGAGAGGTATTCACCTCTGTTTTCAAAGATAGAAAGGGCAACGCTCGAACCAGTATGATTATTCGCGACATAACGAAGCGCAAGCTCGTGGAAGAAGAGGTTCGGTTAAGCGAAGAAACTCTGAGAAAGGCGCAGCGTGTTGGGAAGATGAGTAGCTGGCGATACATTCCCGCCGGAATATCCGGAGACTGGACGAAAGAAAAATTTCTTTTTTTAAAGCAGGAAGGAGCACCTTCCTACGAAAGGTACGCTGATATCTTTTGCTCTGTCCATCCCGATGACAGTCAAATGCTCTACAAAGCCATGGAAAAGGCAATATTCCAAGGGATAGACTTTGAATTGCAATTGCGTATCATCCGGCCCACCGGAGGTATTGGCTACATCCATACGGTGTGTGATGTGAGTAAGGATGAGCAGGGCAATGCGACAGAGTTGATAGGAACAACCCAGGATATAAGTGCAATAAAAACCATCCAACAAAAACTTGAAAACGCGGAAGAGAGATACCGGACGGTTGTTGAGGACCAAACGGAACTTATCTCCCGCTTTTCCAGTGAGGGATTTTTAAATTATGCAAATCCGGCATATTGTAAGTTTTTTAACATTAAGTTTGAAGAATTAAGTGGCAGGAGATGGCAGCCGGTTGCCTTTGAAGATGACCGCCAGATGATCGAGCAACAAATCTTGCACCTCACACCGGCCAATCCGGTTGTAACTGTTGAAAACAGGGTTTACAAGGGGGATGGCAGTATACGCTGGATTCAGTTTATTAACCGGGGAATATTCAATAAAGCTGATAAATTGGTTGAAATACAATCGGTGGGGCGCGATATATCGGATCTCAAGGAAATTCAATTGTCGCTTCAGCAAAAGGACCAGGAGCTGTCCGAGAAAAACAGGAAACTTGAGAAACTTAATATCGCACTTGAAGTTGTTATTGAACAGAAAAACGAACAGTTAGATAGTCTTCGATCGGACATAGTCAAACAGTATTCAAGTTTTGTCAAACCGCACCTTGAAGAGTTAAAAGACATCTCGGAAAATTGGCGGGGAAATCAATATCTGAAACTGATTGAGCAAGGGATGCAGCATATCCTCACTCCTTTTGCGCAGCACATAATGTCTCTCAACAACCAACTCTCACCGATGGAAATACAGGTCGCGACTCTCATAACCAGAGGAGAAACTATTAACGGAGTTGCAAAAGAACTGAAAATATCAGCACATACAGTTAAATACCACCGCAAAAATATTCGATTCAAGTTGGGGATCAAGAATAAGAAAATCAATCTCCGGTCCTATCTCCTTCGAGACGATACCCGATAA
- a CDS encoding ketoacyl-ACP synthase III — protein sequence MFTAVGILGTGAYLPEGALTNEELSRRLGVTPEWIFQQTGIAVRRIAPNGMLSSGMAVEAGRQALEQAGTAAEEIGLLIMASSTPDASSPATAALIQQALHIPQAMCFDLSAGCSGFVYALATACHLVSSGFCAKALVIGAEKLSRIVDPADTATAILFGDGAGAVVVGQVADGCGLLASDMGCDGSGFEAVWLPGAEGSRPVPAGSTVKPGPFVHMDGHQVFKFAMRVIGDSVERVLDRTGLTTADIDLLIPHQANRRIVEAAVGRFNFPMAKVFLDLEECGNTSAASIPIALHHAVERGRILPGGLILLAGFGAGLSWGSCLLRWRNPTTSC from the coding sequence ATGTTTACGGCAGTCGGAATACTTGGCACAGGCGCATACCTGCCGGAGGGGGCCTTAACCAACGAGGAACTCTCCAGGCGGCTGGGGGTGACCCCGGAATGGATTTTCCAGCAGACCGGGATAGCCGTCCGGCGCATTGCCCCGAACGGGATGTTGTCTTCGGGAATGGCCGTGGAAGCGGGGCGGCAGGCCTTGGAACAGGCCGGAACCGCTGCCGAGGAAATCGGCTTGCTCATCATGGCCAGTTCCACCCCCGATGCCAGCAGCCCGGCCACGGCCGCCCTGATCCAGCAGGCCTTGCACATTCCCCAGGCCATGTGCTTCGACCTCTCCGCGGGCTGCTCCGGCTTTGTCTACGCCCTTGCGACGGCCTGCCATCTGGTGTCCTCCGGATTCTGCGCCAAGGCACTGGTAATAGGCGCGGAAAAGCTCTCCCGAATAGTTGACCCAGCCGATACGGCAACCGCAATCCTGTTCGGCGACGGCGCCGGGGCCGTGGTGGTGGGTCAGGTGGCCGACGGGTGCGGTCTGCTGGCCAGCGACATGGGCTGCGACGGTTCCGGGTTCGAGGCAGTTTGGCTGCCCGGGGCGGAGGGCAGCCGACCAGTCCCCGCCGGGAGCACGGTCAAGCCCGGTCCTTTTGTGCATATGGATGGCCACCAAGTCTTCAAATTCGCGATGCGGGTGATCGGGGATTCGGTCGAGCGCGTGCTGGACCGCACCGGCCTGACCACGGCCGACATCGACCTGCTGATCCCGCACCAAGCCAATCGGCGCATCGTGGAAGCTGCGGTTGGCAGGTTCAACTTTCCCATGGCAAAAGTGTTCCTGGACCTGGAGGAGTGCGGCAACACCTCGGCCGCATCCATCCCCATCGCCCTGCATCACGCAGTGGAGCGGGGAAGAATACTCCCGGGAGGTCTGATCCTCCTGGCCGGTTTCGGTGCGGGGCTCAGTTGGGGATCGTGCCTGCTGCGTTGGCGCAATCCGACAACATCTTGCTGA
- a CDS encoding response regulator: MDGKILIVDDEPALRKLLVRFLTDAGYECYTAEDAVLAKEILSANVFDLLLCDLKLPGESGLDLLRYTKKHYPHIGRVMITGTSSPEIASEIMSVGVYGYIIKPATQNVVLITVENALRHLRLDLHLQACKVELEKNSLLRTEKLTAIMNNLNVGVVMFDLNMKILEINKQMRHWFPDLSLETTIPYYNALINPSYEDVCHVCPITETFQKASTCEVTINLITAKGEREFRIVTSPIIDKSGSVYARISLYEDVTEKMLLERDLTQAQKFEAVGQLAAGIAHEINTPIQYIGDNISFLRDSFDGIFGVLNTYNHLWQNLKERNSIPTAMDRQLTEEIENADIGFLWEEIPKTVSQTLEGVQRVEKIVRAMKEFSHPGSDEKTAVDINKTLESAITVCRNEWKYVAEMETNFALNMPLIPCFAGEISQVFLNILVNGAHAIAEHTQGDSKGKGKITIRTIRMDNSVQIRISDTGGGIPKEIQGRVFDQFFTTKAKGKGTGQGLAIARRVIVDKHKGALYFETEIGQGTTFIIDLPYQ, from the coding sequence ATGGATGGGAAAATACTGATTGTTGATGATGAACCGGCGCTAAGAAAGCTTTTAGTCAGATTTCTGACAGACGCAGGCTATGAGTGTTACACCGCGGAAGATGCAGTGCTGGCTAAAGAAATCCTCAGCGCAAATGTTTTCGATCTCCTTCTCTGTGATTTGAAACTACCGGGGGAATCAGGTTTAGACCTTCTCCGATACACGAAGAAGCACTACCCGCATATAGGAAGGGTTATGATCACTGGCACGAGTTCCCCAGAAATTGCCAGTGAAATCATGTCAGTTGGAGTTTATGGATACATTATCAAGCCGGCAACCCAAAATGTAGTTCTGATAACAGTAGAGAATGCCTTACGTCATTTGCGTCTCGATCTTCATCTGCAAGCCTGTAAAGTCGAACTAGAAAAAAACTCTTTGCTTCGCACGGAGAAACTCACGGCCATCATGAACAATCTCAACGTGGGCGTGGTGATGTTCGATTTGAATATGAAGATACTGGAAATAAATAAGCAAATGCGGCACTGGTTCCCGGACCTCTCCTTGGAAACCACAATCCCCTATTATAATGCCCTAATAAATCCATCATATGAAGATGTCTGCCATGTTTGTCCCATAACAGAAACCTTTCAAAAAGCCAGCACCTGTGAAGTGACAATAAATCTCATCACAGCCAAGGGAGAAAGGGAGTTCAGGATCGTGACGTCTCCAATCATCGATAAATCCGGCAGTGTATATGCGAGAATTAGCTTATACGAAGACGTTACAGAAAAAATGCTTCTCGAAAGGGATTTAACCCAGGCCCAGAAATTTGAGGCAGTTGGTCAATTAGCCGCAGGAATCGCTCACGAGATCAACACTCCCATTCAATATATTGGTGATAATATAAGCTTTTTGAGAGATTCATTTGATGGGATATTCGGGGTTTTGAATACATACAACCACCTCTGGCAGAACTTGAAAGAGAGAAATTCCATCCCAACGGCAATGGATCGCCAACTGACCGAAGAGATAGAAAATGCCGATATTGGGTTTCTTTGGGAAGAAATACCCAAAACGGTCAGTCAAACCCTTGAGGGAGTTCAGCGAGTTGAAAAGATTGTCCGGGCCATGAAGGAGTTTTCACATCCGGGCAGCGACGAGAAAACGGCAGTGGATATCAATAAAACTTTGGAGAGTGCGATCACGGTTTGTAGAAATGAGTGGAAGTATGTCGCAGAGATGGAAACGAATTTTGCGCTGAATATGCCATTGATACCGTGCTTTGCCGGTGAGATCAGCCAGGTCTTCTTGAATATCCTTGTAAATGGCGCCCATGCCATAGCCGAGCACACACAGGGGGATAGTAAAGGAAAAGGTAAAATTACCATTCGAACGATTCGAATGGATAATAGTGTGCAGATACGAATCAGCGATACGGGTGGAGGTATTCCGAAGGAAATTCAAGGCCGGGTCTTCGATCAGTTTTTTACAACCAAAGCGAAGGGGAAAGGAACAGGACAGGGTTTAGCAATCGCCCGTAGGGTAATAGTCGATAAGCATAAAGGTGCGCTGTATTTTGAAACAGAAATCGGTCAAGGCACAACATTTATCATTGATCTCCCATACCAGTGA
- a CDS encoding ketoacyl-ACP synthase III translates to MQAGILGTGINLPEGELTNEDLAERFGMAPEELYTLSGIRKRRIAAPEQACSDLAIAAARQAMENSGTTPEEIGMVIVATSTGDYPTPSTAVLVQNGLGIPAAGCFDLRANCAGFVYGLMAGCSLVSNGLAPKVLLVGSEVLSRSIKPTDLDSLLLFGDGAGAVVIGPVPDGYGLLAGEAGSNGEEYDALIVEAGGSRLPSTPQTLELEQQLVRMDGGRIFMFAMRVLGDSALRVIRKAGLGVEDIDLFIPHQANRRIIEAAARRLELPLDRFVMAMEDWGNTSAAALPIALHQAVVQGRIKPRDRLVMTGFGAGVCWGSVLLRWGSAMQTSNP, encoded by the coding sequence ATGCAGGCGGGTATTTTAGGGACCGGAATCAATCTGCCCGAAGGGGAGCTGACCAACGAGGATCTGGCCGAGCGTTTCGGCATGGCCCCGGAGGAACTCTACACCCTTTCCGGCATCCGGAAGCGCCGCATCGCCGCGCCGGAACAGGCCTGTTCAGACCTGGCCATAGCTGCTGCCCGGCAGGCCATGGAGAATTCGGGCACGACCCCTGAGGAAATCGGGATGGTGATCGTGGCCACCAGCACCGGGGACTATCCCACACCGTCCACGGCGGTCCTGGTCCAGAATGGGCTTGGGATTCCGGCCGCCGGCTGCTTCGACCTCAGGGCCAACTGCGCTGGGTTCGTCTACGGTCTTATGGCTGGGTGTTCCCTTGTCAGCAATGGACTAGCCCCCAAGGTACTGCTGGTGGGCTCCGAGGTGCTGTCGCGTTCCATCAAACCTACGGACCTGGACAGCCTGCTGTTGTTTGGCGACGGTGCCGGGGCGGTGGTGATCGGACCGGTACCAGATGGATACGGGCTTTTGGCCGGCGAGGCTGGCTCCAACGGCGAGGAATACGACGCCCTGATCGTTGAGGCCGGCGGGAGCCGTCTGCCCTCCACACCGCAAACCCTGGAGCTGGAGCAGCAATTGGTCCGCATGGACGGAGGGCGTATCTTCATGTTCGCCATGCGGGTCCTCGGGGACTCGGCTCTGCGGGTCATCCGCAAGGCCGGACTGGGCGTGGAGGATATTGACCTGTTCATTCCCCATCAGGCCAACCGGCGGATCATCGAGGCTGCGGCCAGGCGTCTGGAACTGCCCTTGGATCGCTTCGTGATGGCCATGGAGGACTGGGGCAACACCTCTGCCGCCGCCCTGCCCATTGCCCTGCACCAAGCCGTGGTCCAGGGGCGGATCAAGCCAAGGGACCGGCTGGTGATGACCGGATTCGGTGCCGGAGTTTGTTGGGGATCAGTTTTATTACGATGGGGTTCGGCGATGCAAACAAGCAACCCGTGA
- a CDS encoding response regulator — protein MTEKVLFVDDEENILHSIKRDLRKRFEIHTAVSGAEALEIMRKDGPFAVVVSDMRMPVMDGIQLLSTVKDQYPETVRLMLTGNADQETAIEAVNKGQIFRFLNKPCPTSSLVMAIALAQRQYRLITAEKELLDKTLKGSITVLSEVLSLASPTAFSSGLRVKTVVGEIVQKMQLYNIWQYEIAALMSRIGCITLPPNTLAKLYSGQELDAEEEAMYREHPVIGAKLLEKIPRLETVAAIIAHQLQPYESFAECHEMKEEVALGAQILKVATDFESLLHRGLKRSEALKYLHNEPAQYNPEILRILDEIKIAPESEKIVALEIRDMAAGMFVEQDIMALSGVVIASKGQEVTWSLIRGLKNFSQQVGVKEPILVRIKQ, from the coding sequence ATGACCGAGAAGGTGCTTTTCGTCGATGATGAAGAAAATATCCTGCATTCAATAAAACGGGACCTTCGAAAACGATTCGAAATTCACACTGCTGTTAGTGGTGCAGAAGCTCTCGAGATTATGAGAAAAGATGGGCCATTTGCGGTCGTTGTGTCGGATATGCGGATGCCGGTTATGGATGGAATTCAGCTCCTTAGTACAGTCAAAGACCAGTATCCCGAAACAGTGCGACTGATGCTCACAGGCAATGCCGACCAGGAAACCGCCATCGAAGCTGTCAATAAAGGACAAATTTTTCGTTTCTTGAACAAACCCTGTCCAACCTCCTCCTTGGTTATGGCTATCGCCTTGGCCCAACGCCAGTATAGGTTAATAACTGCGGAAAAAGAACTCCTCGACAAGACGCTCAAGGGGAGTATCACGGTACTTTCCGAAGTGCTCAGTCTCGCAAGTCCAACGGCTTTCAGCAGTGGTTTGCGGGTGAAAACCGTGGTCGGCGAAATTGTCCAAAAAATGCAATTGTACAATATCTGGCAATATGAGATTGCTGCCCTGATGTCACGGATAGGTTGTATTACCTTACCTCCGAATACACTTGCCAAGTTGTATTCGGGGCAGGAACTAGATGCAGAAGAAGAAGCAATGTACCGGGAACATCCTGTGATCGGCGCCAAACTTTTGGAAAAAATTCCCCGACTCGAAACGGTTGCGGCAATCATTGCCCATCAGCTTCAACCTTATGAATCCTTTGCTGAATGCCATGAGATGAAGGAAGAGGTTGCCTTGGGAGCGCAGATTTTGAAGGTTGCAACTGACTTTGAATCTTTGCTGCATCGTGGTTTGAAACGTTCTGAAGCGCTTAAGTATCTCCACAATGAGCCCGCTCAATATAATCCGGAAATACTTAGAATACTTGATGAAATTAAAATTGCTCCAGAAAGCGAAAAAATTGTCGCCCTTGAAATCCGTGATATGGCGGCAGGGATGTTTGTTGAACAGGATATTATGGCATTAAGTGGTGTTGTTATTGCATCAAAGGGTCAGGAGGTGACGTGGTCGCTAATCCGGGGGCTGAAAAATTTTTCTCAGCAAGTGGGTGTTAAGGAACCGATTTTAGTGAGGATCAAACAATAA